The following coding sequences lie in one Hyphobacterium sp. CCMP332 genomic window:
- a CDS encoding quinone-dependent dihydroorotate dehydrogenase yields MSGYLKLGTKALHAFPPEMAHGLSLKALKAGLVPVPPAVPDPILRTQLAGLDLPNPVGLAAGYDKNGEVIDPLLGLGFGFVECGAVTPRPQAGNPKPRVFRLTQDRAVINRMGFNNAGLVALKARLSARLGRPGIVGVNLGANKDAEDRAADYVTSLTALEGLADFFTVNISSPNTPGLRALQSKAALDDLLKRVMAAKGAAPVFLKVAPDLKEEDLADIAASVIEHRLDALIVSNTTIERPESLTSPDRAEGGGLSGRPLFERSTALLRAFAQTLGGRVPLVGVGGIEDAATAYAKIRAGASAVQLYSALVYKGPGLVADINRGLAERLKADGYASVGEAVGVDV; encoded by the coding sequence ATGAGCGGCTATCTGAAACTCGGGACAAAGGCACTCCATGCCTTCCCGCCGGAAATGGCGCATGGCCTCAGCCTGAAAGCGCTCAAGGCCGGGCTGGTGCCGGTGCCGCCTGCGGTGCCCGACCCGATCTTGCGTACGCAGCTTGCCGGGCTGGACCTGCCCAATCCTGTCGGGCTCGCGGCGGGCTATGACAAGAATGGCGAGGTCATTGATCCTCTGCTGGGCCTTGGTTTCGGCTTTGTCGAGTGCGGTGCCGTCACGCCGCGTCCGCAGGCCGGTAATCCGAAGCCGCGTGTCTTCCGCCTGACGCAAGACCGGGCCGTGATCAACCGCATGGGGTTCAACAATGCCGGGCTGGTGGCGCTGAAGGCGCGGCTTTCCGCGCGTCTCGGCCGGCCGGGCATTGTCGGGGTCAATCTCGGCGCCAACAAGGATGCCGAGGACCGCGCCGCGGATTATGTCACCTCGCTGACAGCGCTGGAGGGGCTGGCAGATTTCTTCACCGTCAATATTTCCTCGCCCAATACGCCGGGCCTGCGGGCGTTGCAGTCGAAGGCGGCGCTGGATGATCTCCTGAAGCGCGTGATGGCGGCGAAAGGAGCGGCACCGGTTTTCCTGAAGGTCGCGCCGGATCTGAAGGAGGAGGATCTCGCCGATATCGCGGCCAGTGTGATCGAGCACAGGCTCGATGCGCTGATTGTCTCCAACACCACGATCGAGCGCCCCGAAAGCCTGACCTCGCCGGACCGGGCGGAAGGCGGCGGCCTGTCCGGGCGGCCGCTGTTTGAACGCTCGACGGCATTGCTCAGGGCGTTCGCACAGACGCTGGGCGGCAGGGTGCCGCTGGTCGGTGTCGGCGGCATAGAAGATGCGGCAACCGCCTATGCCAAGATCCGCGCCGGGGCATCAGCGGTGCAGCTCTACTCGGCGCTGGTCTATAAGGGGCCGGGCCTTGTGGCAGACATCAATCGCGGCCTCGCCGAGCGGTTGAAGGCAGATGGCTATGCGAGTGTGGGTGAGGCCGTCGGGGTGGATGTCTGA
- a CDS encoding DUF952 domain-containing protein, translated as MNNAIYKLVDPRIWAEAMTAGVFKGVGVDVEDGYIHLSTATQLPGTLEKYFTEFERLALIEVDASHFGAELKWEKSRGGDLFPHLYDELPMIAVRTVRLLRKGDEGGWMLPDDLST; from the coding sequence ATGAATAACGCCATCTACAAGCTGGTCGATCCGCGAATCTGGGCCGAGGCCATGACGGCGGGCGTCTTCAAGGGCGTCGGCGTGGATGTGGAGGACGGGTATATTCACCTTTCAACCGCGACCCAATTACCGGGGACGCTGGAGAAATATTTCACGGAGTTCGAACGCCTCGCCCTGATCGAGGTGGATGCCAGCCATTTCGGCGCGGAGCTGAAATGGGAGAAATCGCGCGGCGGCGATCTCTTCCCGCATCTCTATGATGAGCTGCCGATGATTGCCGTACGCACGGTGCGGCTGTTGCGCAAGGGCGATGAGGGCGGCTGGATGCTGCCGGATGATCTGTCGACATGA
- a CDS encoding helix-turn-helix transcriptional regulator: protein MLTHNQIWKGVDLLAARAGLTASALAKRAGMDATTFNVSKRYSQDGTRPRWPSTESIAKALAAVRVDFEEFAALAAGTAQTRSVPLIGFAQAGADGFFDDAGFPAGQGWEEVIFPGVEDAHAYALEISGDSMVPVYRAGDRVVVAPGETPRKGDRVVVRTVGGEVMAKEVARLSGDGVKLLSLNPDYPGRILKTSEIAWMARIVWASQ from the coding sequence ATGCTCACCCATAATCAAATCTGGAAGGGCGTTGACCTTCTGGCGGCCCGCGCAGGGCTGACCGCGTCTGCTCTGGCAAAACGGGCCGGCATGGATGCGACGACCTTCAACGTCTCCAAGCGCTATAGTCAGGATGGCACCCGCCCGCGCTGGCCGTCCACGGAAAGCATCGCCAAGGCGCTCGCCGCCGTCCGGGTGGATTTCGAGGAATTCGCCGCACTGGCCGCAGGCACCGCACAAACCCGTTCGGTCCCGCTGATCGGCTTTGCGCAGGCGGGCGCAGACGGATTCTTCGATGATGCCGGCTTTCCGGCCGGGCAGGGCTGGGAAGAGGTGATCTTTCCCGGCGTCGAGGATGCCCATGCCTATGCGCTGGAAATCTCCGGCGACTCCATGGTGCCCGTCTACCGCGCCGGGGACCGCGTCGTCGTTGCGCCGGGCGAAACGCCGCGCAAGGGTGACCGCGTGGTCGTGCGCACAGTCGGCGGCGAAGTCATGGCCAAGGAAGTCGCGCGCCTGTCCGGGGACGGGGTCAAATTGCTCTCCCTCAATCCAGACTATCCCGGCCGGATCCTCAAGACGTCCGAGATTGCCTGGATGGCCCGCATTGTCTGGGCCAGCCAGTAG
- a CDS encoding PRC-barrel domain-containing protein: MSILPRISSATALHGISVVSPSGRKLGTLDDVIVGVTTGRVMHATILLDEASELGEQLYAVPWEALTLDIAYDRCVLNVPIETLRAAPAFPTRDAVNDADPRLRRMIHNHFGEYRPAA, encoded by the coding sequence ATGTCCATTCTCCCCCGCATTTCTTCCGCCACAGCCCTGCACGGCATTTCCGTCGTCAGCCCGTCCGGCCGCAAGCTGGGCACGCTGGATGATGTGATTGTCGGTGTCACCACCGGCCGTGTCATGCACGCGACCATCCTGCTGGATGAGGCCAGCGAACTCGGCGAACAGCTCTACGCCGTGCCGTGGGAAGCCCTCACCCTGGATATCGCCTATGACCGCTGCGTGTTGAACGTGCCGATCGAGACGCTGCGCGCCGCGCCGGCCTTTCCGACCCGCGATGCGGTCAATGATGCCGATCCGCGCCTGCGGCGCATGATCCACAATCATTTCGGCGAATACCGCCCGGCGGCCTGA
- a CDS encoding helix-turn-helix transcriptional regulator: MGKPTRITNRLRELRFHSQEMTQAELATKVGVTRQTIIAIEQGKYSPSLEVAFQIAAVFGVPLEEAFQYPKD, from the coding sequence ATGGGCAAACCCACCCGCATCACCAATCGGCTGCGCGAATTGCGGTTTCACTCACAGGAGATGACGCAGGCGGAGCTGGCGACGAAGGTCGGCGTGACGCGCCAGACCATCATCGCCATCGAGCAGGGGAAATATTCCCCGTCGCTGGAGGTCGCCTTCCAGATTGCAGCCGTCTTCGGCGTGCCTCTGGAAGAAGCGTTTCAATACCCGAAGGATTGA
- a CDS encoding type II toxin-antitoxin system VapC family toxin: protein MPIIDANVALAWSIRLPNSPAALSLLTQPGKLEAPDLLAHEVTNAVWVMIHRGLFAAERGRAICVDALSPVTLLNDDQTLAARALEIAVQLDHPAYDCFYIAAAEAQDTVFITADRRLLAKLPGSSYADRVIELGR, encoded by the coding sequence ATGCCGATCATTGACGCTAATGTCGCGCTCGCATGGTCGATTCGTTTGCCGAATTCTCCAGCTGCGCTTTCTCTGTTAACGCAGCCGGGAAAACTGGAAGCCCCGGACCTTCTGGCGCACGAGGTCACGAACGCCGTTTGGGTAATGATTCATCGCGGACTGTTTGCGGCAGAGCGCGGCCGGGCCATTTGTGTAGACGCGCTCAGCCCTGTCACTTTGTTGAACGACGACCAGACGCTTGCCGCCCGGGCACTGGAGATTGCGGTCCAGCTGGATCATCCAGCTTACGATTGCTTTTACATCGCGGCGGCCGAGGCGCAAGATACCGTATTCATCACCGCTGACCGCCGCCTGCTCGCGAAACTTCCGGGCAGTTCCTACGCCGATCGCGTGATCGAGCTCGGCCGTTAA
- a CDS encoding ABA4-like family protein, with protein MFETYYTALHFLIAPAWLLLAIAPGWVWTRRIVHAAFYPLILAAIYLAFLSAGIFFGQSDPEAGMSSLAGVLALFSHPVGVLTGWTHYLVFDLFVGAWIARDALRVGLNKWIVLPPLFFTLMFGPIGLAIYLLIRKFSGKGGWSLVEGG; from the coding sequence ATGTTCGAGACCTATTACACCGCCCTTCATTTTCTCATCGCGCCGGCCTGGTTGTTGCTGGCCATCGCCCCCGGGTGGGTTTGGACGCGGCGGATCGTACATGCGGCCTTCTATCCGCTCATTCTGGCGGCGATCTATCTGGCTTTCCTGTCGGCCGGGATCTTCTTTGGCCAGTCCGATCCGGAGGCGGGGATGTCCTCGCTGGCGGGCGTGCTGGCGCTGTTCTCGCACCCGGTCGGCGTGCTCACCGGCTGGACGCATTATCTCGTCTTTGATCTGTTTGTCGGCGCCTGGATTGCCCGCGATGCGCTGCGCGTCGGTCTCAACAAATGGATCGTTCTGCCCCCGCTCTTTTTCACGCTCATGTTCGGGCCCATCGGTCTGGCAATCTATCTCCTGATCCGCAAATTCTCCGGCAAGGGCGGCTGGTCTCTGGTGGAGGGGGGGTGA
- a CDS encoding helix-turn-helix transcriptional regulator has protein sequence MKNRVRELRGEKELSQQALGDRLGVSRQTIISIENGKYDPSLPLAFRIARLFGEPIEQIFDDQI, from the coding sequence ATGAAGAACCGGGTGCGGGAATTGCGCGGAGAGAAAGAGTTGAGCCAACAGGCACTTGGCGACAGGCTGGGCGTGTCGCGCCAGACCATCATCTCCATAGAGAATGGCAAGTATGATCCCTCCCTGCCGCTGGCCTTCCGGATTGCCCGCCTGTTCGGAGAACCGATCGAGCAGATTTTTGACGACCAGATCTGA